A genomic window from Chitinophagaceae bacterium includes:
- a CDS encoding YtxH domain-containing protein, whose product MKSTALFFGIAVGIGIGYYLATDDKEELLDNIKDSASKARDMVSNGISKGKKLVDEFKGRAEEM is encoded by the coding sequence ATGAAATCGACTGCATTATTTTTTGGAATTGCTGTTGGAATAGGAATTGGATATTACCTCGCAACAGACGACAAAGAAGAATTGTTAGATAACATTAAAGACTCTGCATCCAAGGCACGCGACATGGTGAGCAATGGAATCAGTAAAGGGAAAAAATTAGTGGATGAATTCAAAGGCAGAGCGGAAGAAATGTAA